A single Dermacentor albipictus isolate Rhodes 1998 colony chromosome 3, USDA_Dalb.pri_finalv2, whole genome shotgun sequence DNA region contains:
- the LOC139057789 gene encoding uncharacterized protein, which yields MIHVLFPALAMVFLDAPQPHRAWHVDYDTTAFYHPMNASITSRPLTPSVCPAAPLFPAASLDLRLEYLSPPTSIRPSDIKEQARTEAFCGPGCCASTQHANPLMFCMQVSKLYSLFTKRSSIYFLLQLPGPHCCLSIVVQCCDVIRFLLLLAGDIETNPGPGSQAVLKELKSLSAGQSQLITEIQGLKSQLLTTDKAISDLSVRMTNLETHYQNLIPLRSDIESVKSDAARAAHTIQRLEARLDDAENHSRRNNLLFYGIDESSGSESFAQSEHIIIDHCRKHMSITLDPKEIERAHRLGNRAANRNRPIKVKFTFHKTKDLVLSNGPKFKGTNFSVGDDFTRPVQLARRHLLSFAKSKSAPYSLRFKTLFMGNKRYVFDERTQSVKELQ from the coding sequence ATGATCCACGTTCTGTTCCCTGCCCTGGCTATGGTTTTTCTAGACGCACCCCAACCGCATCGTGCCTGGCATGTCGACTACGACACAACTGCTTTCTACCACCCAATGAATGCCAGCATCACTTCCAGACCGTTGACACCGTCCGTGTGTCCGGCAGCGCCACTGTTCCCGGCAGCGTCACTCGACTTGCGGCTGGAATACCTATCGCCACCAACATCAATTCGCCCATCAGATATAAAAGAGCAGGCGCGCACGGAGGCGTTTTGTGGGCCCGGCTGCTGTGCTTCAACACAGCACGCTAATCCGCTGATGTTCTGCATGCAGGTTAGTAAATTATACAGTCTTTTCACGAAGCGTTCAAGTATTTACTTTCTACTGCAGCTGCCGGGCCCACATTGCTGCCTTTCCATTGTTGTTCAGTGTTGTGATGTTATTCGCTTTTTATTGTTGCTGGCGGGTGACATCGAAACTAACCCTGGACCTGGTAGTCAAGCCGTACTAAAGGAACTTAAGAGCCTATCCGCAGGTCAATCGCAACTGATCACCGAGATTCAAGGCCTCAAGTCTCAGTTACTAACAACTGACAAAGCAATATCCGATCTGAGCGTGCGCATGACGAACCTGGAGACCCACTACCAAAACCTAATCCCCTTGCGTTCTGATATAGAAAGCGTGAAGAGTGATGCTGCCCGTGCAGCACACACAATTCAGAGGCTGGAAGCGCGTCTTGATGATGCCGAGAATCATTCTCGGCGAAACAATCTACTTTTTTATGGCATTGATGAATCTTCAGGGTCAGAGTCGTTCGCGCAATCGGAGCACATAATCATTGACCACTGTCGCAAACATATGAGCATCACTCTTGACCCAAAAGAAATCGAGCGCGCGCACCGCTTGGGCAATCGTGCAGCTAATCGTAACCGCCCCATAAAAGTGAAGTTCACCTTTCATAAAACAAAAGATCTTGTTCTCTCTAACGGCCCTAAATTTAAAGGAACAAACTTCAGTGTTGGCGATGATTTTACGCGTCCTGTTCAATTGGCCCGCAGACACCTTCTTTCATTCGCAAAAAGCAAATCAGCACCTTACTCCCTGCGCTTTAAAACTCTGTTTATGGGTAATAAGCGCTATGTTTTCGATGAACGCACACAGAGTGTGAAAGAATTGCAATAG